Within Pseudomonas paeninsulae, the genomic segment TTCTTCTCGCTATAGAACAGCCGCCCATCGGCACAGACCGTGACCGCTTCGCCCTCATCCAGCCCCTCACGCAAGGTGACGACCTCATCGTTAACTGGGTCGTAACGCAACAGCCGACCACGTTGCTTGTCCTGGATGACATACAGGTAATGGCCGTCGCTGGCGATGCCTTCGACACTATCGCTGGAGAACAGCGGCTCGGTCGTGTCGCCCTGCAACAGCAACAGCGGTAGTTTGTCCGCCTCCTGACTGACCGCCACCCCATTGCCAAATGCAGCCAATCCGTCTGGTTTGGACAAGCCATGCAAGACCGTCTTTAGGCTACCGTCACGGTTTTGCCTGAGGATCGTGCCCTTGCCGTCGGAAAACTCCTGACTGATATAAAGCCTGCCCCGAGCATCGAGAGCTAAGGCACTGACGCGGTCAATATCCGCTTTAAAAACCTGATATTGCCAATCAGAGGAAGCAGTTACCGGGTAGAAATGCCGCCAGGCGGGGTAAGCCAAGCCAGGCACAACCAGTACCAGGCAGCACAGCAGCCACCGCCTGTAGCGCAAAAATAATTGCATCGACACCACTCCACAGCCAACCCAGAGAAAACGCCGGAAAGTCTGCCAAGTTCGATGTGAAAATTTTGTCGCGAAGGCTTTAGCGCGCAGTCTTCTGGCTGCGGGTGCCGCGCTTATGGGTTGCTGCAGCCGAGGATGTCAGCCTGTGCGTGCGCGGAGGTGCTCAAGTGATAGTCAGCGCTGCCACTGTGGTCTTGCTCCGGGACACCCCGCCAACCGGCCGGGGCGGCCAGTCCCTCAGTTGAAGAACTTCTTCATCGAGCGCGAGAACCAGCCGTCGACCTGTTGATTGCTGACCAAACTATTCATGTTGTCCTTGACCGCCTGCACATAGCCGGCGTCGTCGCTACGGATATGGTTGAACAACCAGCGCGAGAGCAAACCGAGTAACTCATCGGTGATGTCCTCGCCGGCCTGGAAGCGCAGGTTGAAGTCCTTGACCCGACCGATGAAGATTTCATGGACTCGCTTGTGCGGGCGCGTGAACGCGTAGCCGGCCTCCTCCAACAGCGACTCCTCGAAGGCGAAATGTGACAGGGTGTAATCCACCAAGCCATTCAACACATCCCCCACCTCGCCGCCACTGCCCCCGCTAACCTTCGCCTGGTGCAGGGAATTGATCATATCGACGATGCGCTTGTGCTGGTCATCAATGACTTGAATGCCTGTATTCAGATCGTCTTGCCAAGCCAGATAACTCATTCCCCTCAGCCCCTAATGTGCGTTCGACTGCATTGCGAACGCTACGCCAAGGCTACTCAACAGCTCTGGAATGGGGGCTGACGCAGATCAGTGAATAGTTGCTTAGGGGCCTATCGACGGAACGGGCAGAGCTAATGGCGCTAGTACAGTTGTCGGCTGAACGGAGGTCATTCGCGGATTTTCAGCTGTCGATGGATGCATGAGCCGGGCGAAAGAGCGTGACCAGCATGATCGAGTCGGTCTTGGCCCGCAGGGCATGTTCGGCCTCTTCGGCCAGGTACATCAGATCGTTGTCACGCATTTCATGCCATGTGCCCTGGGCCTGCACGTCGACGCAGCCCTGCAGGCAATGCAGGGTCAGAGGGCCGGCTACGGCGTGCCCGGGGATGACCTTGCCGGCCTGCAACACCAGGCGCATGACCTCGATGCGCGGGGCGCTGACAATTGCCTGGGAGATGAAATCAGGCGACTTTGCGGCAGACAGCAGATTGACCACTTCTCCCGATGCTGCGTGCTTCAAGGCCATGATCGGCTATCACCCATGGAGGATGAACCCTCAAGGTAGTCGAGTGCGCCGGAGGCTGTCCAATCATGGCGCGGCGTCTGCGGCTAGCGGCCTGTGCGGTTAACGTTCGGATGCATGAGGTTCTGAGACAAGTCGCGACGACGAGTCATCGCCCGCTATGGCGATGAGCCGCAACGCAGTATCTGGGTTTCATGCGCCGAAGTTGACTAATCGAACCGACCAAACAGGCCATTAACTGCGCGGTTTGCTGCGCAATGGATCGAGTAACGATGACAGGCCGTTATGATCGATTTCCTGCATCAACTCCAGCAGGCGGCCAACTTCTCCCTTGGGGAAGCCCTCGCGGGCGAACCAGTTGAGGTAGCGGCCTGGCAGGTCGGCGATCAAGCGACCTTTATATTTGCCAAAAGGCATTTCGCGGGTCACCAGCAGTTGCAGGTCTTCGGGTTTCATTGGGCGCTCGGGTTCATGGGTGATCATGGACAACGTGGCTCGGCCATGCGGATCATGTGCGCAATTATGCCTAACCACGGCCCTAGTCGGCGCAAAAGCCCCGGCAGGCGACCAACGCACAGGCCGGCGCCGGCAAACTCGGGTAAGCTTTGCCCCCGCCATTTGCTACCCAGGGTTGTCACGCAATGCTCATCAAGGCACTCAGAATCGGTCTCGGCCAGTTGATCGTGTTTCTCGACTTCATCACCCGCCCGCGCAAGCTCAAACGTGCGCCTGCCGCGCAGGCGGCAGTCGAGCAGGCCGCCGCAGGCCTGGCGCTGTACCAGTTTCATGCCTGCCCATTCTGTGTAAAAACCCGTCGTACCCTGCACAAACTCAACGTGCCGATCACCCTGCGCGACGCTAAGAACGACGACCAGCATCGGCAAACCCTGCTGGAGCAAGGTGGCAAGATCAAGGTGCCGTGCCTGCGCATCGAGGACAACGGCCAGAGCACTTGGCTGTATGAGTCCAAGGCGATCATTGCCTATCTGAACGAGCGCTTCGCGGCGGCCTGAGGCCTGAAATCACCGTGCAAGTCGCTATGTAGCCGAATATGCCTTAGCGCAATCCGGGAGCTATGTGTCAGTCCAGGAATTCCCCGGATTTCATCCGGGCTACACATACTGAGATCGGTGGCTTTTGTAGGATACGGTTGAGCACAGCGAAACCCATCGGCGATCCGTAAATCAACGCGCAGCACGACCATACTCACCCGCAACCATTGCTGCCCCGCCCCTGATGCAGCTGGCATTCACGGCGATGGGTATCGCTGCGCTCAACGCCATCCTACCGA encodes:
- a CDS encoding bacteriohemerythrin; the encoded protein is MSYLAWQDDLNTGIQVIDDQHKRIVDMINSLHQAKVSGGSGGEVGDVLNGLVDYTLSHFAFEESLLEEAGYAFTRPHKRVHEIFIGRVKDFNLRFQAGEDITDELLGLLSRWLFNHIRSDDAGYVQAVKDNMNSLVSNQQVDGWFSRSMKKFFN
- a CDS encoding cupin domain-containing protein, producing MALKHAASGEVVNLLSAAKSPDFISQAIVSAPRIEVMRLVLQAGKVIPGHAVAGPLTLHCLQGCVDVQAQGTWHEMRDNDLMYLAEEAEHALRAKTDSIMLVTLFRPAHASIDS
- a CDS encoding DUF3820 family protein; translation: MKPEDLQLLVTREMPFGKYKGRLIADLPGRYLNWFAREGFPKGEVGRLLELMQEIDHNGLSSLLDPLRSKPRS
- a CDS encoding glutaredoxin family protein, with amino-acid sequence MLIKALRIGLGQLIVFLDFITRPRKLKRAPAAQAAVEQAAAGLALYQFHACPFCVKTRRTLHKLNVPITLRDAKNDDQHRQTLLEQGGKIKVPCLRIEDNGQSTWLYESKAIIAYLNERFAAA